In Colwellia sp. M166, a genomic segment contains:
- the envZ gene encoding two-component system sensor histidine kinase EnvZ — protein sequence MKILPRSAFGQTVLLIGLLLLINQVVSFISMSIYIIQPNAQQVNQLLAKQVKVVFIDVADEVLSPAMGEAFQRETGIGVYREAAAMKLGLQEAVYYAFRSEEMSNLLGGPAEVRISQGDEYLFWIRPPQAPDYWVKIPINGLEEENFSPLIVVLMILGILSVMGGWLFVRQLNRPLSALQHAAHDVGRGDFPEPLTERGTTEIVAVTRAFNHMSKGIKQLEDDRNLLMAGISHDLRTPLTRIRLATEMISAHDDFLKAGIEGDIDDMNNIIDQFIDYIRHDSKDKAELGDINTLIEEVVQSESILEREIIFTAESLPKVPLRYVAMKRALANLIQNALRYSSGKITVTSAFDKSKREIYFCVCDEGPGIPEVDIERLFQPFTQGDKARGGEGSGLGLAIIKRIVDTHGGRVELSNRDEGGLSAKICLPTQ from the coding sequence ATGAAAATATTGCCACGTAGCGCCTTTGGTCAAACGGTGTTATTAATTGGCCTTTTGTTGTTAATTAATCAGGTTGTGTCGTTTATATCGATGTCGATATATATAATTCAGCCTAATGCACAACAGGTTAACCAGCTACTGGCAAAGCAAGTTAAGGTTGTTTTTATTGATGTTGCTGATGAAGTTTTAAGTCCTGCGATGGGAGAAGCGTTTCAGCGAGAAACTGGCATTGGTGTCTATCGTGAAGCTGCCGCAATGAAGCTTGGCTTGCAAGAGGCTGTTTATTACGCTTTTCGCTCGGAAGAAATGTCGAATTTATTAGGTGGCCCTGCTGAAGTCAGAATTTCACAAGGTGATGAATACCTATTTTGGATCCGTCCCCCACAAGCACCCGATTACTGGGTTAAAATTCCGATTAATGGCTTAGAAGAAGAAAATTTTTCACCGCTTATTGTGGTACTCATGATTTTAGGAATTTTAAGTGTTATGGGTGGTTGGCTGTTTGTACGACAACTTAACCGGCCGCTAAGTGCCTTACAGCATGCTGCGCATGATGTTGGCCGTGGTGATTTTCCTGAACCCTTGACCGAGCGTGGCACGACTGAAATTGTTGCGGTAACGCGAGCCTTTAATCATATGTCTAAGGGCATTAAACAACTTGAAGATGACCGTAATCTACTCATGGCAGGTATATCTCATGACTTACGCACGCCATTAACCCGTATTCGTTTAGCAACTGAAATGATCTCTGCACATGATGATTTTTTAAAAGCAGGTATTGAAGGTGATATTGATGATATGAATAACATCATAGATCAGTTCATCGACTATATTCGCCATGATAGTAAGGATAAAGCTGAGTTAGGTGATATTAATACCTTGATTGAGGAAGTTGTGCAGTCAGAAAGCATTTTAGAGCGAGAAATTATTTTTACAGCTGAATCTTTACCGAAAGTGCCATTACGTTATGTTGCGATGAAACGAGCACTGGCAAATCTAATTCAAAATGCCCTACGTTATTCGAGCGGTAAAATTACCGTAACATCTGCATTTGATAAAAGTAAACGGGAAATTTATTTTTGTGTTTGTGATGAAGGACCAGGGATCCCCGAAGTTGATATTGAGCGTTTATTTCAACCCTTTACGCAAGGAGATAAAGCACGAGGAGGGGAAGGCAGTGGTTTAGGCTTAGCCATCATAAAGCGTATTGTTGACACTCACGGTGGTCGCGTTGAATTGTCTAATCGAGATGAGGGCGGTTTAAGCGCGAAAATTTGTTTACCGACCCAATAG
- the pckA gene encoding phosphoenolpyruvate carboxykinase (ATP): MAALENSIDLSSYGITNVAEVVYNPSYELLFAEETRSDLTGFDKGVVTELGAVSVDTGIFTGRSPKDKYIVRDDTSRDTVWWSDQGKNDNKPMTQETWTDLKGLVTEQLSGKRLFVVDTFCGADDATRLKVRFITEVAWQAHFVKNMFIRPTDAELANYEPDFIVMNGAKATNPNWQEQGLNSENFVAFNLTERMQLIGGTWYGGEMKKGMFSMMNYLLPLKGIASMHCSANVGEDGDTAIFFGLSGTGKTTLSTDPKRQLIGDDEHGWDENGVFNFEGGCYAKTINLSKENEPDIYNAIRRDALLENVVVNEKGEIDFDDNSNTENTRVSYPIHHIDNIVKPVSRAGHAKKVIFLTADAFGVLPPVAKLTPAQTEYYFLSGFTAKLAGTERGITEPTPTFSSCFGAAFLSLHPTQYAEVLRKRMQAVGAEAYLVNTGWNGTGKRISIKDTRAIIDAILDGSIDNAETQVLPLFNLDIPTSIAGVNSEILDPRDTYAESTQWHEKAVDLATRFVNNFDKFTDTDNGKSLVDAGPKV, translated from the coding sequence ATGGCAGCTTTAGAAAACTCAATAGATTTATCTTCATACGGCATCACTAATGTTGCAGAGGTCGTTTACAATCCGTCTTATGAGTTACTTTTTGCTGAGGAAACAAGATCTGATCTCACAGGTTTTGATAAAGGCGTAGTGACCGAACTTGGCGCTGTTTCAGTAGACACTGGCATTTTTACTGGCCGCTCTCCAAAAGATAAATATATCGTCCGTGACGATACCAGCCGTGATACTGTTTGGTGGTCAGATCAAGGTAAAAATGACAACAAGCCAATGACACAAGAAACATGGACTGATTTAAAAGGCTTAGTAACTGAGCAACTATCTGGCAAGCGCTTATTCGTTGTTGATACCTTTTGTGGTGCTGATGACGCTACCCGTTTAAAAGTTCGTTTTATCACAGAAGTCGCTTGGCAGGCACATTTTGTTAAAAACATGTTTATTCGCCCAACCGATGCTGAATTAGCAAATTACGAACCTGACTTTATCGTCATGAATGGTGCAAAAGCCACCAACCCCAACTGGCAAGAACAAGGTTTAAATTCAGAAAATTTTGTTGCATTTAACTTAACTGAAAGAATGCAACTTATCGGTGGTACTTGGTACGGTGGCGAAATGAAAAAAGGTATGTTCTCTATGATGAACTACTTATTACCTTTAAAAGGCATTGCCTCGATGCATTGTAGTGCTAACGTCGGTGAAGATGGTGATACAGCTATTTTCTTTGGTTTATCAGGTACAGGTAAAACTACATTATCAACTGATCCTAAACGCCAGCTTATTGGTGATGATGAACATGGTTGGGATGAAAATGGTGTATTTAACTTTGAAGGTGGTTGTTACGCAAAAACCATCAACTTAAGTAAAGAAAACGAACCTGACATCTACAATGCTATCCGTCGCGACGCGTTACTAGAAAACGTTGTGGTTAACGAAAAGGGCGAAATTGATTTTGACGATAACTCAAATACTGAGAATACTCGTGTTTCATACCCTATTCACCATATTGATAACATTGTAAAACCTGTTTCTCGTGCTGGCCATGCAAAAAAGGTTATTTTCTTAACTGCTGATGCTTTTGGTGTATTACCACCTGTTGCTAAGTTAACTCCTGCACAAACAGAGTATTACTTTTTGTCTGGTTTCACAGCAAAACTTGCCGGCACTGAGCGAGGCATCACTGAACCAACACCAACATTCTCAAGTTGTTTTGGTGCGGCGTTCCTAAGCTTACACCCAACACAATACGCCGAAGTACTGCGCAAACGTATGCAAGCAGTCGGCGCAGAAGCTTATTTAGTTAACACCGGTTGGAACGGCACAGGCAAACGTATTTCAATTAAAGATACTCGCGCCATTATTGATGCCATTTTAGATGGTTCAATTGATAATGCAGAAACACAAGTTTTACCATTATTCAATTTAGACATTCCAACGAGTATTGCTGGTGTTAATAGCGAGATTTTAGATCCACGCGACACTTATGCAGAATCAACACAGTGGCATGAAAAAGCTGTCGACTTAGCTACTCGCTTTGTTAACAACTTTGACAAATTTACCGATACTGACAATGGTAAATCATTGGTTGATGCTGGCCCTAAAGTTTAA
- a CDS encoding penicillin-binding protein 1A: protein MFSIKNLLKAGSVLILIGILALAGIYLSMRSSLPSVDSLRDLQWQTPMQIFSADGKLISQFGEKKRIPLTLDEMPKQLINAILATEDDRFYLHFGVDPIGMGRAILGQLTGQNKGGASTITMQVARNFFLTREQTYVRKIREIFISFHIESLLTKDEILALYMNKISLGHRSFGFGAAAQVYYGKDVKELSLAQIAVLAGLPKAPSTMNPISRPDRAMQRRTVVLQRMYNAGYITEQEMLTANKQPITAEKHGAEIELNAPYIAEMAHQEMIERFGKEAAYTGGYKVFTTVTSKLQHAAQQAVINNIIAYDQRHGYRGPLTSLRPANDEQLNSTEINAPSNTIAEPISDDEIAQALAPLSSYHSLVPGVVTETLERSIKVRLEAGSDITIEWPGLSWARAYFNDDKQGPAPNNANEIVKTGDIIMVTPSATGYRLSQLPDVSSALVSLATDNGAIKAAVGGFSFIQSQFNRVTQAKRQVGSNIKPFIYSAALDSGYTLASIVNDAPINQWDRSSGVVWRPKNSPPVYNGEIRLRLALAQSKNVIAVRLLRDVGLDKIIPYLASFGFDPDDLPRNESLALGSASLTPLEVATGFATFANGGFLIQPYLVERIEDSFGKVIFQANPAIACDHCEDNFPTASVLETKNKDNDTLDNITDTILEPKVINKAGRVISAQNAFLMTEALNSAIWGADWNIKPYWQGTGYRARTLKRRDIAGKTGTTNQAKDAWFSGYSRRLVTTSWIGFDDPSRNLGRTVYNSNLGKAQTTGKEFGAKSAQPAWINFMKVALADLPVEPFEQPQALMSVRIDKASGKLTKKTDKSSRFEYFELGSAPTEYISEDISSEILDGSNPIESSEGEIFD, encoded by the coding sequence GTGTTTTCTATAAAAAATCTGTTAAAAGCAGGCTCTGTATTGATATTAATTGGAATTCTAGCGCTTGCCGGAATTTATTTATCCATGCGTTCAAGCTTACCCAGTGTTGACTCACTGAGAGATTTGCAATGGCAAACGCCAATGCAAATATTCAGCGCTGACGGTAAACTTATTTCTCAATTTGGCGAAAAGAAACGTATCCCGCTAACATTAGATGAAATGCCCAAACAACTAATCAATGCGATCTTAGCCACTGAAGACGACCGTTTTTACCTGCATTTTGGTGTTGATCCTATCGGTATGGGCCGAGCCATATTAGGCCAGTTAACCGGACAAAATAAAGGTGGTGCAAGTACCATCACCATGCAAGTTGCACGAAACTTCTTTTTAACTCGTGAGCAAACTTATGTCCGAAAAATCCGAGAAATATTCATCTCCTTTCACATTGAAAGTCTACTGACCAAAGATGAAATACTGGCTCTCTATATGAATAAAATATCTTTAGGGCATCGGTCCTTCGGTTTTGGTGCTGCTGCACAAGTATATTATGGTAAAGATGTTAAAGAGCTGAGCTTAGCTCAAATTGCGGTATTAGCAGGATTACCAAAAGCGCCTTCAACCATGAATCCAATTAGCCGTCCGGATCGTGCAATGCAGAGACGGACAGTGGTGTTGCAACGTATGTATAATGCTGGCTATATTACTGAGCAAGAGATGTTAACAGCCAATAAGCAGCCAATTACAGCCGAAAAACATGGTGCGGAAATAGAGTTAAATGCACCTTATATTGCCGAAATGGCTCATCAAGAAATGATTGAGCGTTTTGGTAAGGAAGCTGCTTATACCGGCGGATATAAGGTTTTCACTACCGTAACTTCAAAGCTGCAGCATGCCGCACAACAAGCTGTCATTAATAACATAATTGCCTATGATCAACGTCACGGTTATCGCGGTCCTCTGACAAGTTTACGACCAGCAAACGATGAGCAATTAAATTCGACTGAAATAAATGCTCCCAGCAACACAATAGCTGAGCCAATAAGTGATGATGAAATAGCACAAGCCCTCGCGCCTTTAAGCAGCTATCACTCACTTGTTCCTGGCGTTGTTACTGAAACCTTAGAGCGCTCGATTAAAGTCAGATTAGAAGCTGGCTCTGATATCACTATCGAGTGGCCAGGGTTGTCGTGGGCACGAGCTTACTTTAACGACGATAAGCAAGGCCCAGCTCCCAATAACGCAAATGAAATAGTCAAAACTGGCGATATCATTATGGTCACGCCGTCAGCAACAGGCTATCGCCTGAGTCAATTGCCCGATGTGAGTTCAGCGCTGGTATCTTTGGCGACTGACAATGGAGCAATAAAAGCAGCCGTGGGTGGTTTTAGTTTTATCCAAAGTCAATTCAACCGTGTAACTCAAGCTAAACGGCAAGTGGGCTCCAATATTAAACCTTTTATCTACTCTGCAGCACTAGACAGTGGTTATACCTTAGCATCAATAGTTAATGACGCACCAATAAATCAATGGGATAGAAGTTCAGGCGTAGTCTGGCGTCCAAAAAATTCACCGCCAGTTTATAACGGGGAAATTCGCTTGCGTTTAGCGCTTGCACAATCAAAAAACGTTATTGCCGTTCGATTACTCAGAGATGTCGGCTTAGATAAAATTATTCCCTACTTGGCCTCGTTTGGCTTTGATCCTGATGACTTACCCCGTAATGAATCTCTAGCTTTAGGATCAGCCTCTTTAACACCTTTAGAGGTAGCAACAGGCTTTGCTACTTTTGCCAATGGTGGTTTTTTAATTCAGCCCTATTTAGTCGAACGCATTGAAGACTCATTCGGTAAAGTTATTTTCCAAGCTAACCCCGCTATTGCTTGTGATCACTGTGAGGATAATTTTCCAACAGCCTCAGTTTTAGAAACTAAAAATAAAGACAATGATACTTTAGATAACATTACCGATACCATACTTGAGCCAAAAGTTATTAATAAAGCTGGACGGGTAATTAGTGCACAAAATGCATTCTTAATGACTGAAGCTCTTAACTCCGCTATTTGGGGGGCTGACTGGAATATAAAACCTTATTGGCAAGGTACTGGCTATCGTGCCCGTACACTTAAACGCAGAGATATTGCAGGTAAAACAGGTACCACCAACCAAGCAAAAGATGCTTGGTTTTCCGGCTATAGTCGCAGACTAGTCACTACATCTTGGATAGGTTTTGACGATCCTAGCCGTAATCTAGGTCGAACGGTTTATAACAGTAACTTAGGTAAAGCACAAACCACAGGCAAAGAGTTTGGTGCAAAATCAGCACAGCCAGCTTGGATTAATTTTATGAAAGTTGCACTAGCAGACCTTCCTGTTGAACCATTTGAACAGCCACAAGCACTGATGTCGGTTCGCATAGATAAAGCCTCAGGAAAATTAACCAAGAAAACAGATAAATCCAGCCGTTTTGAGTACTTTGAATTAGGCTCTGCCCCGACAGAATACATTAGTGAAGATATAAGTAGCGAGATCCTTGATGGTAGCAACCCTATTGAAAGCAGCGAAGGGGAAATATTCGATTAG
- a CDS encoding pilus assembly protein PilM has protein sequence MLSSLWKKKTSLMVGIDIGSHSIKAVLLSQNDTGYVLETVAIEAMPRGAIVDREIQDIDAVGKVVAKIRKKISSSVSQAASAVSGQTVITKIIYMDVALNEQELASQIEIEADSLIPYPLDEVSLDFESLDINESDPSKINVLLSAARTESVEARVAALDAGGFDAKVIDVESYAISRAFDLTLRQLPDDAADKVVATVDLGATMTLFSVTEASKHIYSRDQLFGGEQYTRAIVSYYNKSFEDAELAKLTNDLPANYTFEVLAPFHTILVQQIRRAIQMFLTTSGQEKIDYLVISGGSALVEGIEQLLTEELAIHTVIANPFSGMEISTKIDQEQLVKTAPRLMVAAGLALRSFVPWHI, from the coding sequence ATGTTAAGTAGTTTATGGAAAAAAAAGACCTCATTAATGGTAGGAATTGACATTGGTTCCCACTCTATTAAAGCTGTTCTACTGAGCCAAAACGATACTGGATATGTGCTGGAAACTGTCGCCATTGAAGCGATGCCAAGAGGGGCTATTGTTGATAGAGAAATTCAGGATATTGACGCGGTTGGTAAAGTTGTAGCGAAAATTCGAAAAAAAATATCCTCGTCAGTAAGCCAAGCCGCATCGGCAGTTTCTGGGCAAACGGTTATTACGAAAATCATCTATATGGATGTTGCACTAAACGAACAAGAATTGGCCAGTCAAATTGAAATTGAAGCTGATAGCTTGATCCCTTACCCTCTCGATGAAGTTAGCTTAGATTTTGAATCACTTGACATTAATGAGTCGGACCCAAGTAAAATTAATGTTTTGCTCAGCGCTGCTCGTACTGAATCTGTAGAGGCACGTGTTGCAGCATTAGACGCGGGTGGCTTTGATGCAAAAGTGATTGATGTTGAGTCGTATGCAATTAGCCGTGCTTTTGATTTAACCTTGCGGCAGTTGCCAGATGATGCTGCAGATAAAGTTGTTGCTACGGTTGATTTAGGCGCCACTATGACACTATTTTCAGTTACTGAAGCGAGCAAGCATATTTACAGTCGTGATCAACTTTTTGGTGGCGAGCAATATACTCGTGCAATCGTTTCTTATTATAATAAATCTTTTGAAGATGCTGAGTTAGCAAAACTCACTAATGATTTACCTGCCAACTATACTTTTGAAGTTTTAGCGCCTTTTCATACGATATTAGTACAACAGATTCGTCGTGCTATCCAAATGTTTCTAACCACCAGCGGCCAAGAAAAAATTGATTACCTTGTTATCTCAGGTGGTAGTGCTTTAGTGGAAGGAATAGAACAACTACTAACTGAAGAGCTGGCTATCCATACGGTGATAGCGAACCCTTTTTCAGGCATGGAAATTTCCACTAAGATTGATCAAGAACAGCTAGTGAAAACAGCGCCTCGTCTTATGGTGGCGGCCGGTTTAGCATTAAGGAGTTTTGTTCCGTGGCATATATAA
- a CDS encoding PilN domain-containing protein: protein MAYINLLPWREEAEKAKQREYFTVLTAVALGTFALVFLVNQFYQMRIDGQNTRNQFLQNEIKVLDLRIAKIKSLNEKKKELKKRTNVIEQLQRSRNVGTQVLNEIAQVVPNGIYLTRLEKQGNSLSIVGKSESNNHLANMIREIERSDLFEGAILESITSNDATSKLLSDFKMQVRIKGLMNLNELGAP, encoded by the coding sequence GTGGCATATATAAATTTATTACCATGGCGTGAAGAAGCCGAAAAAGCCAAACAGCGAGAGTACTTTACGGTATTAACTGCAGTTGCCCTGGGCACTTTTGCTTTGGTATTTTTAGTGAACCAATTTTATCAAATGCGTATTGATGGTCAAAACACCCGTAATCAGTTTTTGCAAAATGAAATTAAAGTGCTGGACTTACGTATTGCAAAAATAAAATCGCTTAACGAAAAGAAAAAAGAACTTAAAAAGCGCACTAATGTTATAGAACAATTACAGCGTAGCCGTAATGTTGGTACCCAAGTATTGAATGAAATAGCGCAAGTAGTGCCTAATGGTATTTATCTTACGCGCTTAGAAAAGCAGGGTAATAGCCTGAGTATTGTCGGTAAAAGTGAGTCAAACAATCATTTGGCTAACATGATCAGAGAGATAGAACGCTCTGATTTATTTGAAGGTGCGATACTTGAGTCAATAACCTCAAATGATGCCACCAGTAAATTGTTAAGCGATTTCAAAATGCAAGTTCGCATTAAAGGCTTAATGAATCTGAATGAGCTAGGGGCGCCATGA
- a CDS encoding type 4a pilus biogenesis protein PilO, producing MNFDLSEFTEQFNGLELDNIGQWPKAAKVVLSIFLVILVLGLGYALMISDQIKQLERVTAEETTLKQQYQAKYHISANLERFEQQMIEAEAMFAKQLKSLPESHETPGLLDDITFVGTTTGLDFVKLNWQPEIEQEIYIELPIDIEVLGSYHEFGQFVSRIAGLPRIVTLHDFDINLQKQNSGDLKLKLQAKTYRYREAAEK from the coding sequence ATGAATTTTGATTTATCAGAATTTACCGAGCAATTTAATGGCTTAGAACTTGATAATATTGGTCAATGGCCGAAAGCAGCGAAAGTTGTTTTATCGATATTCTTAGTTATTTTAGTTCTAGGTTTAGGCTATGCGCTGATGATTAGCGACCAAATTAAGCAGCTTGAACGTGTTACAGCTGAAGAAACGACCTTAAAACAACAATACCAAGCTAAATATCATATTTCAGCGAATTTAGAGCGCTTCGAACAGCAGATGATTGAAGCGGAAGCAATGTTTGCTAAACAGTTGAAAAGTCTACCAGAAAGCCATGAAACACCGGGTTTATTAGATGATATCACTTTTGTTGGTACCACCACGGGACTTGATTTTGTCAAACTAAATTGGCAACCAGAAATTGAGCAAGAAATTTATATTGAGTTACCGATAGATATCGAAGTTTTAGGGTCGTACCATGAGTTTGGACAGTTTGTAAGTCGGATTGCTGGTTTACCACGAATTGTCACTCTGCATGATTTTGATATTAACCTGCAAAAGCAGAACTCTGGAGACTTAAAGTTAAAGCTGCAAGCTAAAACCTATCGTTATCGGGAGGCAGCAGAAAAATGA
- a CDS encoding pilus assembly protein PilP, translating into MRILFILSAVLLTGCFGDTNDLKLYIANVQSTTASSIEPMPEVTVFDHFDYAVQTLRSPFDAPKPEAIQEKIQQMSGCLSPDPRRRKQPLEKYSLSDLIMRGTLGELGVTWALVEASDNTLHRVAVGSYVGLYHGRITTVSQDNIKVLELIPDGAGCWVERETVVAMTQASAEEQR; encoded by the coding sequence ATGAGAATACTTTTTATATTAAGTGCTGTGCTATTAACGGGGTGTTTTGGTGATACTAATGACTTAAAATTATATATTGCTAATGTGCAATCAACTACTGCAAGTTCGATAGAACCGATGCCAGAAGTGACTGTGTTTGACCACTTTGACTATGCTGTCCAAACTCTACGTAGTCCATTTGATGCCCCGAAACCTGAAGCAATCCAAGAAAAAATTCAACAAATGTCAGGCTGTTTAAGCCCAGATCCACGGCGTAGAAAACAACCTTTAGAGAAGTATTCACTGAGTGATTTAATTATGCGTGGCACGTTAGGTGAATTGGGCGTGACTTGGGCTTTAGTTGAAGCGTCTGATAACACCTTACATCGCGTGGCGGTAGGCAGTTATGTTGGTTTATACCATGGCCGAATTACCACAGTAAGCCAAGATAATATAAAAGTATTAGAATTAATTCCTGATGGCGCAGGGTGTTGGGTAGAACGTGAGACGGTTGTTGCCATGACACAGGCAAGTGCAGAGGAGCAAAGATAG
- a CDS encoding type IV pilus secretin PilQ, translated as MLLFNKIKNDDLMTHCKILKLITAVYLCVLSTVSWANELTGLTYNTIQSNEIELVFELSDKILVQPEVTTSMTPAQVSITFDAEQFNPVIANTLIEHAGVTNIVIQKIAGKVVANVNLQHLSIFDVIQKDNTFALTLNTGQVDKAVKQLIPLSHGYINKIDNIDFKRSPQNEAQLLIKLIDSKVAVDVSEKLGKLYIEFHNTEILEEFIYKLDVTDFGTLVSGIETFKADRNARLVVDINGAFDYEHQQLNDVFSLTVKSKVQEDGYLGEEESFNGRAISLNFQDIAVRTVLQIIADYNGFNLVTSDTVQGNITLRLDGVPWDQALDIILKVKGLDKRMEGNILMVAPSDELAAREARDLQAQQQVEELAPLYSEYVQINYAKAVEFATLIKNEENSILSARGSVSVDERTNTLLIRDTANSIADIKRMVTVLDIPVRQVIIESRMVTVKDNINEELGIRWGVTDTGSESSTSGTLTGANNAGNGIVPNLTDRLNVNLPVTSPAGSIAFQVARLADGTILDLELSAMEKENKGEIIASPRITTANQKEAYIEQGVEIPYQEAASSGATSTQFKKAVLSLTVTPHITPDDRIILDLVVTQDTVSDVSNGSAPAIDTQRIGTQVLVNNGETIVLGGIYQQQIISSVSKVPVLGDIPYFGWMFRNSSNFNEKKELLIFVTPRIVTERF; from the coding sequence ATGTTGCTATTTAATAAAATTAAAAATGATGATCTTATGACACATTGCAAAATACTAAAGTTAATAACAGCGGTTTATCTATGCGTACTCTCTACTGTTTCGTGGGCTAATGAGCTAACAGGACTTACCTATAACACTATCCAAAGTAATGAAATTGAATTGGTTTTTGAGTTATCAGATAAGATCTTAGTTCAGCCGGAAGTAACAACGTCAATGACGCCTGCACAAGTTAGTATCACCTTTGATGCCGAACAGTTTAACCCTGTAATAGCCAACACTCTTATTGAACATGCAGGGGTGACAAATATTGTCATACAAAAAATAGCCGGTAAAGTTGTCGCCAATGTTAATTTACAGCATTTATCTATTTTTGATGTTATCCAAAAAGATAATACTTTTGCTTTAACTCTCAATACAGGGCAAGTCGATAAAGCGGTAAAGCAATTAATTCCACTGAGCCATGGTTATATTAATAAAATCGACAATATTGACTTCAAGCGTAGCCCGCAAAATGAAGCGCAGCTTTTAATTAAGCTTATTGATAGCAAAGTGGCTGTCGATGTCAGTGAAAAACTAGGTAAACTTTATATTGAATTTCACAACACTGAAATTCTTGAAGAGTTTATATATAAATTAGATGTCACTGATTTTGGTACTCTTGTCAGCGGTATTGAAACCTTTAAGGCTGATCGTAATGCTCGTTTAGTGGTAGATATTAATGGTGCATTTGACTATGAACACCAACAATTGAACGATGTATTCTCCTTAACAGTAAAGAGTAAAGTTCAAGAGGATGGTTATCTTGGTGAAGAAGAAAGCTTTAATGGCAGGGCAATATCGTTAAACTTTCAAGACATTGCTGTGCGTACCGTTTTACAAATTATTGCTGACTACAATGGTTTTAACTTAGTGACCAGTGATACTGTGCAAGGTAACATTACTTTGCGCTTAGATGGTGTACCTTGGGACCAAGCACTTGATATTATCTTGAAGGTTAAAGGTTTAGATAAACGCATGGAAGGCAATATTCTGATGGTAGCGCCGAGCGATGAATTAGCCGCTCGTGAAGCTCGTGATTTACAGGCACAGCAGCAAGTTGAAGAATTAGCCCCACTATACTCAGAATATGTACAAATTAATTATGCTAAAGCTGTTGAATTTGCGACGTTAATTAAGAATGAAGAAAATAGCATTTTATCTGCACGGGGTAGCGTCAGTGTTGATGAAAGAACCAATACACTGCTAATTCGTGATACGGCTAATAGCATTGCAGACATTAAACGTATGGTGACTGTTTTAGATATACCGGTTCGGCAAGTTATTATTGAATCACGCATGGTGACAGTAAAAGATAATATCAATGAAGAGTTAGGTATTCGTTGGGGGGTTACAGATACGGGCAGTGAATCCTCAACCTCAGGTACGCTTACGGGTGCCAATAATGCTGGTAATGGTATCGTGCCTAATTTAACCGACCGATTAAATGTTAATCTACCTGTGACAAGCCCTGCCGGTAGTATCGCGTTTCAAGTTGCGCGCTTAGCCGATGGTACTATTCTTGATTTAGAATTAAGTGCGATGGAAAAAGAAAATAAAGGTGAAATTATTGCTAGCCCTCGTATTACTACGGCTAATCAAAAGGAAGCCTATATTGAGCAAGGGGTTGAAATTCCGTATCAAGAGGCTGCTTCTAGCGGAGCCACTTCTACCCAGTTTAAAAAAGCGGTATTAAGTTTAACGGTTACTCCGCATATTACTCCTGATGATAGAATTATTTTAGACTTAGTGGTAACGCAAGATACTGTTTCAGATGTGTCAAATGGTAGTGCGCCGGCAATAGATACTCAAAGAATAGGCACACAAGTACTGGTTAATAATGGGGAAACTATCGTGCTGGGTGGTATTTATCAGCAACAAATTATTAGTTCAGTGTCAAAAGTCCCTGTTTTAGGTGATATTCCCTATTTTGGCTGGATGTTTCGCAATAGTAGTAACTTTAATGAGAAAAAAGAGCTATTAATATTCGTTACACCACGCATAGTTACAGAAAGATTTTAA
- the aroK gene encoding shikimate kinase AroK, whose translation MAEKRNIFLVGPMGAGKSTIGRELADKLHLEFFDSDQEIERRTGADIAWVFDLEGEEGFRLREETVIEDLSEKQGIVLATGGGSVISAQVRNRLSARGIVVYLETTIDKQVARTQRDRRRPLLQTDEEPRTVLENLAVERNPLYEEIADVIVQTDDQSAKVVASKIVERLDF comes from the coding sequence ATGGCAGAAAAACGTAACATTTTCCTTGTAGGCCCGATGGGCGCAGGCAAAAGCACCATTGGTAGAGAATTAGCGGATAAGCTACATCTAGAATTTTTTGATTCCGATCAAGAAATTGAACGTCGCACCGGTGCTGATATCGCGTGGGTTTTTGATCTTGAAGGCGAAGAAGGCTTTCGATTAAGAGAAGAAACCGTTATTGAGGATTTAAGTGAAAAACAAGGTATTGTTTTAGCAACTGGTGGTGGATCTGTGATTAGTGCTCAAGTACGTAATCGCTTATCCGCACGCGGCATTGTGGTTTATCTTGAAACAACGATCGATAAACAAGTGGCTCGCACCCAGCGAGACAGACGTCGTCCGCTACTTCAAACCGATGAAGAACCTAGAACAGTACTTGAAAACTTAGCTGTTGAACGCAATCCGTTATATGAAGAAATTGCCGATGTAATCGTGCAAACGGATGATCAAAGTGCCAAAGTGGTAGCAAGTAAAATAGTCGAACGTTTAGATTTTTAA